The window TTCCCAATATGGATCCATTGAAGTATGCGGTCTAATGACAATGGCTCCCTTTACCGAGGACCCTGAGGAAGCACGGCCTGTTTTTCGGGAGCTTCGCCTATTAAGGGATGAATTATTAAAACTGAAATTGCCCCATATCAATCCTTATCATCTCTCCATGGGGATGTCCAATGACTTCGAAGTGGCAATTGAAGAAGGGGCAACTTTTATACGGATTGGCACATCGTTGGTTGGAAAAGAATTAGATTAGCGGGAAGGAGAATACCGATGGGAATGATGCATCGAATCATGGGTTTTTTTGGATTGGCTGAGGAACAGGTTGTGGAAAGAGAAGAGTTGCTGGAAGAAGAAGTTGTTTCTTTTCCTAAAAAGGGAAAGAATAATGTTATTCCTCTGCAGCAGGTAAAATCCAATTTGCGCGTGATTTTGTGTGAACCTCGAACATACGAGGAAGCTCAGGAAATGGCGGATCATTTAAAGCAAAAGAGGCCCATCATCGTCAACTTGCAGCGTCTTCCCAAGGAGCAAGCCAGAAGATTTATTGACTTTTTAAGTGGAACTGTTTATGCACTTAATGGTAATATACAAAAGGTAGGGTTGCACATTTTTCTTTGTGCTCCCGAGCATGTGGATGTCCAAGGATCGATTACCCAACTAGAAAACGAGACTAACTAATAAACCGAGGTGAAGAAATGTACACGTTATTAAGCTCCATTTTTTCGTTTGCTTTCCAGATTTATTATTATATGATCATTGCCTACATCTTAATGTCATGGGTTCCTAACTTGCGGGAGTCATCTATAGGCCAGTTTATCGGGCGTTTCGTCGAACCTTATTTATCCATTTTCAGAAGATTTATCCCGCCCATCGGAATGATTGATATTTCTCCAATTGCTGCTCTTTTTGCTTTATATTTTGCTCAAATTGGTGTCATGAGCATTTTGAGAATGTTATTTCTATAGGTAGAGGCTTATGAGTGATTTTTTACAGCATTTTAGACCTGAAGAACAACCTTTTGTCGAAATGGTTGATGAATGGTTATTGCAGGCCGTTCATCGGCATCAAAGGCGTTTAACCGACTTTTTGGACCCAAGAAAACAATATATTGTTGAAAGTATGGCCAACCGTTATTCAGAGGTGTCGGCCTTTTTTTTCGGTGGTTATGAGGGGGCTGAAAGAAAACGAGGATTAATCGTGCCCAGTTATGATCATGTTAACGAAGCCGATTTTTCTATATCTTTTTTGGAGATTCATTACTCACAAAAGGGAAAGCAGCTGGAACATCGGGATTTTTTGGGCGCCTTTCTGGGGCTAGGGATAAAAAGGGAGAAGTTTGGCGATATTCTTCTAGCAGAAAGATGTCAGGTGGTGATTGCTGCAGAAATGAAGGATTACATTACCCTTTATTTGAATCAAGTTCATCGGCAGTCTGTAACCATATCGATGATAACGAAGGATGATTTGGTTATTCCTTCAATCTCTCTCAAGGAGATATCCATTACCGTTTCTTCCTTACGGGTTGATGCGATCGCATCGGAGGTGTATCACTTGTCCCGGTCAAAAGTACTTTCCCCCATCCGTGCCGGCCATCTGAAAGTGAATTGGAAGATTATAGATAACCCAAGCGAACCAGTAAGCCAAGGGGACGTCATTTCCCTTCGAGGATTTGGCCGCTTTCATATTTTGGGCATTGAGGGTAAAACGAAAAAGGGGAAAATCAGATTACGGGTGGGCAGGGTTAACTAGTCATCAAAATCGACTATGAACCTCTGGAACAAAATCTTAATCAATGATTTTGTTCCTTTGGCAGGAAATTTCACAGCTTTTGTCGAATGTTGAGAAAGACTAAGTGGGAGGTGGCATCATGCCTTTAAAACCTTTGGATATACATAATAAGG is drawn from Microaerobacter geothermalis and contains these coding sequences:
- a CDS encoding YlmH family RNA-binding protein translates to MSDFLQHFRPEEQPFVEMVDEWLLQAVHRHQRRLTDFLDPRKQYIVESMANRYSEVSAFFFGGYEGAERKRGLIVPSYDHVNEADFSISFLEIHYSQKGKQLEHRDFLGAFLGLGIKREKFGDILLAERCQVVIAAEMKDYITLYLNQVHRQSVTISMITKDDLVIPSISLKEISITVSSLRVDAIASEVYHLSRSKVLSPIRAGHLKVNWKIIDNPSEPVSQGDVISLRGFGRFHILGIEGKTKKGKIRLRVGRVN
- a CDS encoding YggT family protein yields the protein MYTLLSSIFSFAFQIYYYMIIAYILMSWVPNLRESSIGQFIGRFVEPYLSIFRRFIPPIGMIDISPIAALFALYFAQIGVMSILRMLFL
- a CDS encoding cell division protein SepF — encoded protein: MGMMHRIMGFFGLAEEQVVEREELLEEEVVSFPKKGKNNVIPLQQVKSNLRVILCEPRTYEEAQEMADHLKQKRPIIVNLQRLPKEQARRFIDFLSGTVYALNGNIQKVGLHIFLCAPEHVDVQGSITQLENETN